A region of the Sodalis ligni genome:
TTGGCGCGCTCTCCCTTTAACACGTTTGTTGCACGATCGGTGATGGCGGGCCTGGCGTGCCATGAGGCGCTCGGTCGGGCGGGAAAACCACGCCCGATTCGACCTCATTGGCGCGCTCTCCCTTTAACACGCACTTACTTTGACATGCTCGGTTCCCCTCAGGATAAACTATGGCCCATTCATTGAATGGGCCATATGCCTCAGTCCTTCTGTTCCTCATGCTCTTCCCACGAGCGGGCGCGCGCCACGGCCTTTTGCCAGCCGCGGTAGCGCACATTGCGCTCCACGGTTTCAATGCCGGGATGGAATTCCCGCTCGATAACCGATTTGCTCCTCACCTCGTCCAGATCGTTCCAGAAGCCCACCGCCAGTCCGGCCAGGTAGGCCGCCCCCAGCGCGGTCACTTCCCGCACCGCAGGCCGCTCCACCCGGGTGCCCAGGATATCCGACTGGAATTGCATCAGGAAGTTATTGGCCACCGCGCCGCCGTCCACCCGCAGCGACTTCAGCCGGGCGCCGGAATCCCCCTGCATGGCATCCAGCAAATCCCGGGTCTGGAACGCGATGGACTCAAGCGTCGCGCGGATAATATGGTTGGCGTTGACGCCGCGGGTGATGCCGAAGATGGCCCCGCGCGCATAGGGGTCCCAGTAGGGGGCCCCCAGGCCGGTAAAGGCCGGCACCACGTAGACGCCGTTGGTGTCTTTTACCTTGCAGGCAAAATAATCGCTGTCGGCGGCGTCGCTGATAAGCTTCATTTCATCGCGCAGCCACTGGATGGCCGCGCCGGCGACGAACACCGCCCCTTCCAGCGCATAGTTCACCTCGCCGCGCGGGCCGCAGGCGATGGTGGTCAGCAGGCCGTGTTTCGACCGTACCGCTTCGGTGCCGGTATTCATCAGCAGGAAGCAGCCGGTGCCGTAGGTATTCTTGGCCATGCCCTTCTCGACGCACAGCTGGCCGTACAGCGCGGCCTGTTGGTCGCCGGCGATGCCGGCGATGGGAATACGGATTCCCCCTTTACCGCCGATATTGGTCTGGCCGTAGACCTCCGAAGAGGAGCGCACCGTCGGCAGCATGGAGCGTGGGATATCCAGCACATCCAGCATTTTTTCATCCCAGTCAAGAGCATGGATATTGAACAGCATGGTGCGGGAAGCGTTGGTATAGTCGGTCACATGCACCCGGCCCTGGGTCATGCGCCAAATCAGCCAGGTATCAATGGTGCCGAACAGCAGCTCGCCGCGCCTGGCCCGTTCCCTGGCGCCCTCGACGTTATCCAGGATCCATTTGACCTTGGTGCCGGAGAAATAGGGGTCGATAACCAGCCCGGTGGTTTCACGGACATACTCTTCCAGCCCGTCGTTTTTCAGTTTTTCGCAGATATCGGCGGTGCGGCGGCATTGCCAGACAATGGCGTTGTACACCGGTTTCCCGGTTTCTTTGTCCCATACCACCGCGGTTTCACGCTGGTTGGTGATGCCGATGCCGGCAATCTGGTCGGAGCTGATATCGGCCTTGGCCAGGACCTCCACCAGGGTTGAACTTTGCGACGCCCAGATTTCCATCGGGTCATGCTCCACCCAGCCGGGCTTGGGATAGATTTGAGCGAATTCGCGCTGCGAAACGCTGACGATATTAGCCTCGTGGTCGAGAACAATCGCCCGGGAACTGGTGGTGCCCTGGTCGAGGGCTACAATGTATTTTTTTTCAGATGGCATGATGTTTACCTGCAAAAGTTATCGTTCTTATAAGGGATATTACGCTTTATGCTCGCTGCCGGCGCGGTGCGTCTCTTCCAGTCCGTCTTCGTTTACGGCGCAAGGCAGATAGGGGCCGATAAGCGCACGGTAGCCGAACGCCCCCAGGCAGGCGCCCACCACCGGCGCAATCAGCGGAACCAGGAAGTAGGGAATATCGCGTCCGCCGGTAAAGGCCACTTTGCCCCAGCCGGCCAGATAGGCAAATACCTTGGGTCCGAAATCACGGGCCGGATTGAGGGCGAAGCCGGTCAGCGGTCCCATGGATGCGCCAAGCAGCGCAATGAGCAGGCCGATGAGCAGCGGCGCCAGCGGGCCGCGGGGGATGCCGTTGCCGTCATCGGTCAGCGCCAGGATCAGGCACAGCAGAATGGCGGCGATAACCGTTTCCACAAAGAATGCCTGTATCACGGTGATGTGCGCATTGGGATAGGTGGAAAAAATGCCGGCGAGCTGCAGGCTTTCCACGCTTCCCCGCACCATATGGTTGGCCTGTTCGAAATCAAAAAACAGGTTGTAATAAAGGAAATAGACCACCGCCGCGCCGATAAAGGCACCGAGCATTTGCGCGATAATGTAGGGCAGCAATTTACGGCCTTCGAAATTGCCGAATAGACACAGGGCGATGGAAACCGCCGGATTCAGGTGGGCGCCGGACACCGCGGCGGTGAGATATACCGCCATGGCGACGCCGATGCCCCAGATGATGCTGATTTCCCATTGTCCGAAGCTGGCTCCCGCCACTTTAAGCGCGGCGACGCAGCCGACGCCGAAGAAGATTAACAGAGCTGTCCCAAGAAATTCAGCTATGCACTGGCCTTTTAGCGTGGGCGTTTTTAATTGGCTCATAGACTTTTCCTGCTGGCATATAGGTGGATCAAGGCAGAGTAGGTTCTGCATACCAAAACAGTTGTAACCTAAAGGCATAAGTAGGTATGGAGCGAGTTTATCGTTAACGAGCAAAAACGAGAAATATCGAAATCTAAATGTGTGCAATGCGTCATGAAATGATCGAAAACGACTAATTTTGAGAGATTTCCGCTCATGAGCGAAAATTTTATTTTCGAAACATGAGGCTACGAACCGCGCCCGGCAGGGAGCGGATAAGGAAATGGCCGCGCAAGGAACGCCGGCCTATCTACGGCGGCGCCTTGCGCCTTAAGATAAGGTATTAAACCACAAATCCATCGCCCGGCTTTCCGGGGACAGTCCTTTCGTCACTGAGACGGTTATGACTCCAGCGCCTGCGCCAGCAGGGTGATGGGATGTTCGCAGCGCTTGCCGGTGGACATCTCAATCTGCCATTTGCAGGTCTCGCAGTCCGTCACCACCAGGTCAACGCCGCTCTCTTCAATCTGGCGAAACAGCGGGGCGCCGATGGACTGGGAGCTGGCGTAATTTTCCGACTTGAACCCGTATGTCCCCGCAATGCCGCAGCATTGTGAGTCCAACACCGTCAGCTCCAGACCCGGAATGCGGCGCAACAGTTCAATCGTATAGGCGCCCCAGCCCATTTTTTCCATATGGCAGGGGGTGTGGTACGCCACCCGCAAAGGTGTATGTTTCAGGGGCAGGGTTTTGCCCCCGTCCAGCAGGCGGTAGAGATAACGGGTCGCCAGCTCCACTCGTTCCCGCACCGCCGAGGTATCCACATCCAGCAGATGGGGATATTCATCGCGCAGGGCATAAATACAGCTCGATGAGGTGCCCACCACCGCTATGCCCTGCGTCAGCACCGACTCCCGCAGCGATTCATTATTAACTCTGGCCTGTTTTTGCGCCTGTTGGATAAAGCCGTTGGCAATCAGCGGCACACCGCAGCATTTCTCGCGCTTTAGCAACTGCACGCCGGTACCCACGGCGTTGAAGACCCGGATCAGGTCCTTGCCCAGCTGCGGATGGTTATAATTAACGAAACAGCCGTGAAAAAACGCCACCTGATCCTGATACCGCCGCTGGCTTGCGGCCTGTTGGCGATACCAGCGGCGAAAGGTGCCGAAGGAGTATTTCGGCAGCGTACGGCGATGATCTATCTTCAAGGCGCTGTCCAGCAGACGGCGGACCGGCGCCAGGCCGGTGGCGATATTCACCACGGGAGCAAACGGCGTCGACAGTCGGCCCATGATATCGGTATGGCTGAGGAGAGCATCGCGCAGGCTGGGCTTGTGCTGAGAATAGCTCGCCTTCGCCCGCTGGATAATATCGCCGATGCGCACCTCTGACGGACAGGCCACCTCACAGCGTTTGCAGTTGGTGCAGTAAATCAGCGCCTCGTCGAACAACGCCGGGTCCTTCAACCGCAGCCGTTCTCCGTCCGGCCCGGCCTGCTTAGGCCCCGGATATAATGGATTCACCTTGGCCACCGGGCAGTAGGTGGTGCAGACCGTACATTTGATACAGCTTTCGAAGCTTAAGTCTTTTGGCAGGTTCATGCTGTTTCCTTAAGCGACAGGGCAATCCGCTGTGCGGCGTGCAGGGCGCTGATAAGGGAAACGCCAGCGCCGCAGCCCTGCTGCAACGGATCGTACCCCCCCAGCACCGCCCCGACGGCATAGAGATTTTCCACCGGCTCATTATTGAGCAGCGCGCGCAGGCGGTGGTCGGTTTTCACGCCGAACTGCAGATAGGGTTGGGGCTCGAAAAAACCCGCCCGGCCCCATTCGCCGCGATCGGCGTGACCCCAGACATCGGCGCCGAACACCGGTTCGTAAATCCGGTCGCGGTCGGCCATCAGTCCGTTGCTGAAAAAGCTGCCGCCGGCCAGCACCACCTGCTGCGCCCGCAGCATAATATCCGTATGGCTGCGGGTATAGACCCCCGCGATACGCCGTCCGTCAAACTCAGCCTTCAGTACGCGGTCTCCCGGCATAAAAACGCCGCCGAGCCGGCAAAAGCGCTGGCGCAGCGCCTGAAATATACGCAGCCCCAGCAGCGAGGGCGGCAGGGTCGGCAATAAACGCACCGGCCGGCCTACCGCGGCGCGCAGCTGCTCAAGGGGGCCGGGGCCGTCCAAACCGATACAGGCCGGCAGAATGATGCACTGGGCATCCCCCGCCAGGCGATTAAGCTCTTCCGCCAGGGCCTGGGTATTTTTCGCGATATCCAGCACCCGGGCAATATTCACCGCGCGGAACTCGCTGGGATTATTACGCAGCGGATCCAGCGCCGGCAGATGGACATAAGCCGCGTCGGCTTCTATGCCCTGTTCCGTCGCCAGTGAACCGGCCACCAGATGCGGCTCGAAATCCAGGAATCCTTCGATGCCCGCCACCAATACCTTTTCCCAGGGCAATGTTTGCCCGAGTTCGGTGACCGGGATATCCTCCGGGCTGAGCCAGGTTGCGCGCCGGGTGCCCAGGGGAGTTATGCGATAATGGTTCTGCGCCCCGCGGCCGAACAGGGGGATGCCGCATCGGGCCAGCAGCGCCTGGGATTCACGGGCCAGGGCCGCCACGGTGTCGGCCCCAAGGATACTGTAGGGATGGTGGGGCGCCTGCCGGGCCAATTCACCCAGCGCCTCCAGGGGAGCGGTTACCGGGGTGCCGTCCGGCAGGCGGGACAATAAATCCAGCGATCCGGAAGAAAAAAACAGCGCCCCCTGGCCGGCGCTGACCACGCCACAGCGTTTGCCCTGTTCCGCCAGGCGGATAGCGCAGCTTAAACCGGCCAGGCCGCCGCCAATCACCACGACATCAAATTCCATGTTCCGCCTCCGGTTTGTCATTGTCTTCACGGCCGTCAAGACCGCACAGTCCCTGGTAGACCCAACTGGTAAATTCGCTTTCCCGCAGCGCGTTTCCCCAGGCGATGGGCCGGATGCCTTTCCATCGTTCGTCAAGAAACTGCGAGAGCTGCCGGATGGACTGCTGCGGCGTGGCGACGTTAAATCGCGTCAACAGCCCGGCGGCGCGGCAGGCGCAGAGTTCGCCCTGGCAGGTGCCCATGCCCACCCGCGTCCGCCGCCTGAGGTCGGTAAGATTGTTGACCGTCAGGGAATCCACCGCATAGCGCACCTCGCCGGCGGTGACCGCCTCGCATTCGCAGACCAGGCTATTATCCAGCCGATTGCCCCAGGGCACCCGGCTGACTCGGTCGCCGTGACGATAGCGCGCCGACCCGGCAATGCTGGCGGGCAGCGGCAGCATGCCGACGGCGGTCTCCTTCGCCGGGGCGTGAGAACCGGGCAAAACCTCCCGTGCGGTGGTGCAGGATGCGTTGACGCCCAATTTTTCGCACACCTTGTCGGTGGCCCATTCCGCCATCAGGCGATAGGTCATCAGTTTGCCGCCGGTGATGGTGATGAATCCTTCCATACCGTCGCGGCTGGCGTGGTCGAGCAAAACAATGCCGCGGCTGACGTTGCGTCCGGAGGGATCGTCGTCGCTGGCCACCAGGGGCCGTACTCCGGCGTAGGCGCGCAGCAGGCGGGTAGCGGCCAGGGCCGGGGCCAGCAGCGCCCCTTCGCGAATCAGCAGATCCACTTCCTGCGCCGTGACCTGCAACCGGTCGATGTCGGCATAATCCACGTGGGTGGAGGTGGTGCCGATAAGGGAGATGGTGTCTCCCGGCACCAGGATATCGGCATCCGCCGGAGCGCGGCAGCGGTTAATCACCATATTGTTGATGCGGTGGCCCAATATCAACAGCGCGCCTTTGGCCGGGAACATCCGGATGCGCAGGTCGGCATATTCGGCGATCTTCTGGCCCCAAATCCCGGCGGCGTTGACCACCACCTGGCCACGGATCTCATGACGCAGGCCGGTCTGGTGGTCGAAAACGCGCACACCGCTGACGCGGTCGCCCTGGCGGATAAGACCGGTCACTTCGTGATAGGTTAAAAAGCATGCGCCCTGTTCGCGGGCGTCGAGCATATTGGCGACGGTGAGCCGAAACGGATCGACGGTGCCGTCCGGCACGCGTACTGCGCCGGTAAGGGAGGGATTGACCGAAGGTTCCAGCCGCAGGGCCTCGGCGGGATCGATGGCTCGCGCGTCAATGCCGGCATCGTTGCAGGAGCGGATAAAACGCTGCTGATACGCCAGGGAATCCTGCGGCAAGGTGATAAAAAGCCCGTCGGTGGGCTCGATGCAGTGCCGGGCGATATGCTTGAGAATGCGATTTTCCGCGATGCATTCCCGTGCGGACTCGCCGTCGGTCACCGCATAGCGCGCGCCGCTGTGCAGCAGGCCATGGTTATGCCCGGTGGCTCCGCTGGCGATGTCGTACCGCTCAAGCAGCAGGCAGCGCAGCCCCCGGCGGGCGCAATCCCGCGCAATGCCCGCCCCGGTGGCGCCGCCGCCGATGATGATGACATCCGTATCCGCGTAAGGAGAACGGCCTTTTATTACCTTGTCCGTAACGACGTCCATAACCTAACCCTGTATCTGGCGGAACCTTAGGAGGACAGTAAGGCACAGATAAATGTAAAAATGTTTGATTAAGAGCAAAAACGAACATTAAACGAAAATAAAAGGCGCGATAAAATCCATTTATGTGATTGCCGTCATACCTTATACGTGACTTCAGAAATGATTGAAAATCCAGTACAGCCCCGCTGAAAGCAGGATTGAGGCCGGCAGCGTCAGGACCCAGGCCATCAGCAGGTTGCGCAGCGTGGACATTTGCAGGCCGGATTTATTGGCCGCCATGGTGCCGGCGACGCCGGAAGAGAGCACATGGGTAGTGGAGACCGGCAGGCCGAACACATCCGCCGCGCCGATGGTTACCATCGCCACGACCTCGGCGCTGGCGCCTTGGGCATAGGTAAGATGTGTTTTGCCGATTTTCTCGCCCACGGTGACCACGATGCGCCGCCAGCCCACCATGGTACCCAGGCCCAGAGCGATGGCCACCACCACTTTGACCCAGAGCGGGATAAAGCGGGTCGCGCTGTCAAGCCCGCTTTTCAGCGCATCCAGATTATGCAGCGTGCCGGCCGGCAGCGTAAGGGACTTCTCCGCCTTCACGCGCTTGATGGTCTCGGAGGCCAGATACATATCATTGCGGGTATTGGAGACCGAGCGCGCCGGGATTTTGTCCATCGAACCGTACCGGCTGAGCTCATTGCCGATGGTGCCGATCAGCTGCGCCAGGGCGGGTATCACCTCCGGCGTCAGCTTGCTGGTGTCGACATAACCCGTCAGTACCGTACGGGCGGGCGTATTGCCGGTGGCGGGAAACTGCTGCAGCAAATCGTTTTTGACGGTAGTCGCCAGGGCGGCCACCTGCGGGGCTTGCTCCGGCGGCAGGGCACGGTTCAGAGCATAGGCGATAGGCATGGTGCCCACCAGGATCAGCATGATAAGCCCCATGCCTTTCTGTCCGTCGTTGGAACCGTGGGCGAAAGAAACCCCGGTGCAGGTCAGGATAAGCAGGCTGCGGATCCACAGCGGCGGCGGACTGTCGCCCTTGGGGGCGGCGTAGAGCTGGCGGTTTTTGATAAAGACCTTCATCACCAGCAACAGCAGCGCCGAGAAGACAAAACCCACCACCGGCGACAACAGCAGGGAATAGCCGATGCTGATTGCCTGGCCCCAGTCGACGCCGCTGGCGCCGGTGCGGCCGTGAATCAGCGCGTTGGCGACGCCGACGCCGATAATGGACCCGATAAGCGTATGGGACGAAGACGCCGGCAGACCGAGCCACCAGGTGCCGAGATTCCATATAATGGCGGAAAACAGCAGAGCATAGACCATGGCGAAGCCATTGCCGGTGCCGGCCTGCAGAATAAGCTCTACCGGCAGCAGGGAAATAATGCCGAACGCCACGATGCCGCTGGAGAGCACGACCCCGAGGAAATTAAAGAAGCCGGACCATACCACCGCCACCATCGGCGACAGTGAATGGGTATAGATGACGGTAGCCACCGCGTTGGCGGTATCGTGGAACCCGTTGACAAATTCGAAGCCAAGGGCAATCAGCAGGGCCAGACCCAATAACAGGAAGGGAACATAGCTGGTATATTCCTCGCCGGCGTTGGTCACGTCGTTAAAAAGATTCACTCCGGCGAACGCGATGCCGAGTACCAGAAGCAAAACAAAAAAAAGAACAGATGTCCGGCTGTTCTTTTTATATATTTTCGGCAACCCCGGCGCGGCTTGCGCGCCCTGCCGAATGGCGCTGTTTTCGCTCATAGAAGACCTTTATCCAGTTATACCCGTCATCTTCCAAGCCGCTGGTTCGTTAGCGCTTTCCTGCAGCTCAAACTATTCAGGGTATAGATGCCATATAAGATGCCTTGAAAAAATATCGTCATAGACCCGTGGCGTGCCTGTTAATTATTCGCAATCAATGTGACTTATTTATGAAGTAAAGGTTAAAGGTTTGGCATCTTGTGAGAGAGGGGGGCTTTCGACGGAGCGATGCCGGATTTCACCGCCAGGTCGGCCCGGATGTGGGCATTGACGCGAACGGTAAAGAAAAACGACGGCAAGATTTCTTAAAACGTGATCGATATTGTACTACAATGAAAAAATATGGTGCTACAATAATCACCGGTTTGCGGCTAAACGGCTCAAAATTGTGCGGCGGTTCAGCGTCATAAAGCCATAAAATGATAAAGTGACGTTATTTTTCACCTCTTGGAATTTTTATGGACCGTCAGACATTAAGCAAAACCGATCGCATTATTCATGAAATGGGCCAGCAGATCGTCAGCGGCAAGTATATACCCGGTACCGGATTACCGTCTGAAGCGGAGCTTTGCGAGGAGTTCCAAACCTCGCGCAACATTATCCGCGAAGTGCTGCGCGCGCTGATGGCCAAGAATCTGATAGAAATCATTCGCTACCGCGGCGCTTTTGTCAGCGTGCGCAACAAGTGGAACTATCTGGATACCGATGTTCTGCAATGGGTGCTGGCCATGGATTACGATCCCAGGCTGATAGCCTCGCTGACGGAAGTACGCCATTTGGTGGAGCCCACCATCGCAAGATGGGCGGCGGAGCGGGCAACGTCCAGCGAGCTGGCGGTTATCGAGACGGCGCTGAACGACATGATTGCCAACAGCCACGATCGCGACGCGTTCAACGAAGCGGACATCCGCTATCACCAGGCGGTGCTAAGCGCGGTGCATAATCCGGTATTGCAGCAACTGGGAGTAGCCATCAGCTCGCTGCAGCGCGCGGTGTTTGAACGCACCTATATGGCGGATGAAAGCAATATGCCCAGGACGCTGAAAGAACATCAGAATCTCTACGACGCCATCAGGCATCAGGACAGCGTGGCGGCGGAACAAGCGGCGGTTACCATGATCGCCAGCTCGACCCAGAGATTGAAGGACATTACATGAGCAGTTGAAGGAAATGACATGAGCAAAAGTTATATCGCTATTGATTGGGGATCAACGAATTTACGCGCCTGGCTCTATCTTGACGGCGTACTGGCGGATAC
Encoded here:
- the glpB gene encoding glycerol-3-phosphate dehydrogenase subunit GlpB, with amino-acid sequence MEFDVVVIGGGLAGLSCAIRLAEQGKRCGVVSAGQGALFFSSGSLDLLSRLPDGTPVTAPLEALGELARQAPHHPYSILGADTVAALARESQALLARCGIPLFGRGAQNHYRITPLGTRRATWLSPEDIPVTELGQTLPWEKVLVAGIEGFLDFEPHLVAGSLATEQGIEADAAYVHLPALDPLRNNPSEFRAVNIARVLDIAKNTQALAEELNRLAGDAQCIILPACIGLDGPGPLEQLRAAVGRPVRLLPTLPPSLLGLRIFQALRQRFCRLGGVFMPGDRVLKAEFDGRRIAGVYTRSHTDIMLRAQQVVLAGGSFFSNGLMADRDRIYEPVFGADVWGHADRGEWGRAGFFEPQPYLQFGVKTDHRLRALLNNEPVENLYAVGAVLGGYDPLQQGCGAGVSLISALHAAQRIALSLKETA
- a CDS encoding FadR/GntR family transcriptional regulator, producing the protein MDRQTLSKTDRIIHEMGQQIVSGKYIPGTGLPSEAELCEEFQTSRNIIREVLRALMAKNLIEIIRYRGAFVSVRNKWNYLDTDVLQWVLAMDYDPRLIASLTEVRHLVEPTIARWAAERATSSELAVIETALNDMIANSHDRDAFNEADIRYHQAVLSAVHNPVLQQLGVAISSLQRAVFERTYMADESNMPRTLKEHQNLYDAIRHQDSVAAEQAAVTMIASSTQRLKDIT
- the glpK gene encoding glycerol kinase GlpK encodes the protein MPSEKKYIVALDQGTTSSRAIVLDHEANIVSVSQREFAQIYPKPGWVEHDPMEIWASQSSTLVEVLAKADISSDQIAGIGITNQRETAVVWDKETGKPVYNAIVWQCRRTADICEKLKNDGLEEYVRETTGLVIDPYFSGTKVKWILDNVEGARERARRGELLFGTIDTWLIWRMTQGRVHVTDYTNASRTMLFNIHALDWDEKMLDVLDIPRSMLPTVRSSSEVYGQTNIGGKGGIRIPIAGIAGDQQAALYGQLCVEKGMAKNTYGTGCFLLMNTGTEAVRSKHGLLTTIACGPRGEVNYALEGAVFVAGAAIQWLRDEMKLISDAADSDYFACKVKDTNGVYVVPAFTGLGAPYWDPYARGAIFGITRGVNANHIIRATLESIAFQTRDLLDAMQGDSGARLKSLRVDGGAVANNFLMQFQSDILGTRVERPAVREVTALGAAYLAGLAVGFWNDLDEVRSKSVIEREFHPGIETVERNVRYRGWQKAVARARSWEEHEEQKD
- a CDS encoding inorganic phosphate transporter — its product is MSENSAIRQGAQAAPGLPKIYKKNSRTSVLFFVLLLVLGIAFAGVNLFNDVTNAGEEYTSYVPFLLLGLALLIALGFEFVNGFHDTANAVATVIYTHSLSPMVAVVWSGFFNFLGVVLSSGIVAFGIISLLPVELILQAGTGNGFAMVYALLFSAIIWNLGTWWLGLPASSSHTLIGSIIGVGVANALIHGRTGASGVDWGQAISIGYSLLLSPVVGFVFSALLLLVMKVFIKNRQLYAAPKGDSPPPLWIRSLLILTCTGVSFAHGSNDGQKGMGLIMLILVGTMPIAYALNRALPPEQAPQVAALATTVKNDLLQQFPATGNTPARTVLTGYVDTSKLTPEVIPALAQLIGTIGNELSRYGSMDKIPARSVSNTRNDMYLASETIKRVKAEKSLTLPAGTLHNLDALKSGLDSATRFIPLWVKVVVAIALGLGTMVGWRRIVVTVGEKIGKTHLTYAQGASAEVVAMVTIGAADVFGLPVSTTHVLSSGVAGTMAANKSGLQMSTLRNLLMAWVLTLPASILLSAGLYWIFNHF
- the glpC gene encoding anaerobic glycerol-3-phosphate dehydrogenase subunit GlpC — translated: MNLPKDLSFESCIKCTVCTTYCPVAKVNPLYPGPKQAGPDGERLRLKDPALFDEALIYCTNCKRCEVACPSEVRIGDIIQRAKASYSQHKPSLRDALLSHTDIMGRLSTPFAPVVNIATGLAPVRRLLDSALKIDHRRTLPKYSFGTFRRWYRQQAASQRRYQDQVAFFHGCFVNYNHPQLGKDLIRVFNAVGTGVQLLKREKCCGVPLIANGFIQQAQKQARVNNESLRESVLTQGIAVVGTSSSCIYALRDEYPHLLDVDTSAVRERVELATRYLYRLLDGGKTLPLKHTPLRVAYHTPCHMEKMGWGAYTIELLRRIPGLELTVLDSQCCGIAGTYGFKSENYASSQSIGAPLFRQIEESGVDLVVTDCETCKWQIEMSTGKRCEHPITLLAQALES
- the glpA gene encoding anaerobic glycerol-3-phosphate dehydrogenase subunit A; translation: MDVVTDKVIKGRSPYADTDVIIIGGGATGAGIARDCARRGLRCLLLERYDIASGATGHNHGLLHSGARYAVTDGESARECIAENRILKHIARHCIEPTDGLFITLPQDSLAYQQRFIRSCNDAGIDARAIDPAEALRLEPSVNPSLTGAVRVPDGTVDPFRLTVANMLDAREQGACFLTYHEVTGLIRQGDRVSGVRVFDHQTGLRHEIRGQVVVNAAGIWGQKIAEYADLRIRMFPAKGALLILGHRINNMVINRCRAPADADILVPGDTISLIGTTSTHVDYADIDRLQVTAQEVDLLIREGALLAPALAATRLLRAYAGVRPLVASDDDPSGRNVSRGIVLLDHASRDGMEGFITITGGKLMTYRLMAEWATDKVCEKLGVNASCTTAREVLPGSHAPAKETAVGMLPLPASIAGSARYRHGDRVSRVPWGNRLDNSLVCECEAVTAGEVRYAVDSLTVNNLTDLRRRTRVGMGTCQGELCACRAAGLLTRFNVATPQQSIRQLSQFLDERWKGIRPIAWGNALRESEFTSWVYQGLCGLDGREDNDKPEAEHGI
- a CDS encoding MIP/aquaporin family protein, producing the protein MSQLKTPTLKGQCIAEFLGTALLIFFGVGCVAALKVAGASFGQWEISIIWGIGVAMAVYLTAAVSGAHLNPAVSIALCLFGNFEGRKLLPYIIAQMLGAFIGAAVVYFLYYNLFFDFEQANHMVRGSVESLQLAGIFSTYPNAHITVIQAFFVETVIAAILLCLILALTDDGNGIPRGPLAPLLIGLLIALLGASMGPLTGFALNPARDFGPKVFAYLAGWGKVAFTGGRDIPYFLVPLIAPVVGACLGAFGYRALIGPYLPCAVNEDGLEETHRAGSEHKA